A window of Sphingobacterium sp. SRCM116780 contains these coding sequences:
- a CDS encoding IMPACT family protein gives MSLFEDTYRTIENCAEGIFRDKGSKFIAYAYPFTHEDQLKDILSEVRALHPKARHFCWAYRISPDRNVYRLNDDGEPSGTAGRPILNVLLSQDVTNIIIVVVRYFGGTLLGVPGLINAYKTATQEVLAVLDIVEKTVNDHYKIEFDYLVMNDVMRIIKEENITVGKQVFDNSCYMEVEVRKMQVNSVFARFDKIDNCTLTYLRTI, from the coding sequence GTGAGTTTATTTGAAGATACTTATCGCACCATTGAAAATTGTGCAGAGGGAATATTTCGTGATAAGGGAAGTAAATTTATTGCTTATGCCTACCCATTTACGCATGAGGATCAACTGAAAGATATTTTATCGGAAGTAAGGGCATTGCACCCTAAAGCGCGTCACTTTTGTTGGGCATACCGCATAAGTCCAGATCGCAACGTATATCGCCTCAATGACGATGGAGAGCCATCAGGAACTGCTGGAAGACCTATATTGAACGTTTTATTGTCCCAAGATGTAACGAATATTATTATTGTTGTTGTTCGTTATTTTGGAGGAACTTTACTCGGAGTGCCAGGACTAATCAATGCCTATAAAACAGCGACACAAGAGGTTTTAGCAGTACTTGATATCGTTGAAAAAACCGTTAATGATCACTATAAAATCGAATTTGATTACCTCGTGATGAATGACGTGATGCGGATTATAAAGGAAGAAAATATAACGGTGGGTAAACAAGTTTTTGATAATAGCTGTTATATGGAGGTAGAGGTTAGAAAAATGCAAGTGAATAGTGTGTTTGCTCGTTTTGATAAAATTGACAATTGTACACTTACATACTTAAGAACGATATGA
- a CDS encoding nucleoside phosphorylase, with protein MINDSELILNKDGSVYHLNLLPEDIAETIITVGDPDRVGKVSQYFDRIELQKGKREFITHTGYIGSKRISVISTGIGTDNIDIVFNELDALVNIDFTSKLLKPKLTSLNIIRIGTSGAVQEDIEMGTILASSFGIGFDALMQYYVKPYSVEEKTLEKAIWEYFPGLYLKPYVAEASTNLLDQYAYDLPKGVTMTSPGFYAPQGRKVRSENTFSNLIELANTFKSKEWRITNLEMETAGIYALSRMFGHKALSINAILASRVAGQFSSEPDQVVDRAIKLILERV; from the coding sequence ATGATAAATGATTCGGAATTAATTTTGAATAAAGATGGTAGTGTTTACCATTTGAATTTGTTACCAGAAGATATTGCGGAAACAATTATCACTGTTGGAGACCCTGATCGAGTAGGTAAAGTGTCGCAGTATTTTGATCGTATTGAACTTCAAAAAGGAAAACGAGAGTTTATTACCCATACTGGATATATTGGAAGTAAACGTATTTCGGTTATTTCAACTGGTATAGGAACGGATAATATTGATATTGTTTTTAACGAATTAGATGCTTTGGTTAATATTGATTTTACGTCAAAACTATTGAAACCAAAGTTGACCAGTTTAAATATTATTCGAATAGGGACGTCTGGAGCTGTCCAAGAAGATATTGAGATGGGAACTATTTTAGCGTCATCATTTGGAATCGGTTTTGATGCCCTGATGCAATATTATGTGAAACCATATTCAGTAGAAGAGAAGACGCTAGAAAAAGCAATATGGGAATATTTCCCTGGTTTGTATTTGAAACCTTATGTGGCTGAAGCAAGTACTAACTTATTGGATCAATATGCCTATGATTTGCCAAAAGGAGTAACAATGACATCTCCTGGATTTTATGCACCTCAGGGAAGAAAAGTACGTTCAGAAAATACCTTCTCAAATTTGATTGAATTAGCGAATACGTTTAAATCAAAAGAATGGAGAATAACCAATTTAGAAATGGAAACTGCTGGAATATATGCCTTATCACGTATGTTTGGGCATAAGGCATTATCCATTAATGCCATCTTGGCAAGTCGGGTAGCGGGTCAATTTAGCTCAGAACCAGATCAGGTTGTCGATAGAGCAATTAAACTGATACTCGAAAGAGTGTAG
- the rodA gene encoding rod shape-determining protein RodA has product MNNQKNSFFGKIDWLTIFLWFALCLIGWFNIHAAVYDPENPGLFNMATNYGKQSMYIASAIVLGITILIIDAKFFSSVSPIIYAVVILLLIVVLVVGRNVGGNQAWIPLGSFRLQPSEFGKLAACLLLANYLSSQSNKNPNLQTLAIGAGIVLFPVFLVMLQPDTGSALAFFSLIFVFYREGYVNNSFLIFGGLCIVLFVLSLLINPWILITVLAIIAAFFMWTLRKKRKDLINLGILFAVSSAFILCVGFVYNNVLQSHQRNRIDIILGKMDDPKGQGYNLNQSKIAIGSGQLLGKGYLQGTQTKYNFVPEQSTDFIFCTVGEEWGFVGCVVLISIYLTLLLRIIHIAERQRSAFARIYAYGVASILFFHFFINIGMTIGIVPVIGIPLPFISYGGSSLWSFTILLFIMLKFDSNRKGIV; this is encoded by the coding sequence ATGAATAACCAAAAAAATAGTTTTTTCGGAAAAATAGATTGGTTAACCATTTTTTTATGGTTCGCTTTATGTTTAATCGGTTGGTTTAACATTCATGCGGCAGTATATGATCCTGAAAATCCTGGATTATTTAATATGGCAACAAATTATGGTAAACAGTCGATGTATATTGCTTCTGCAATCGTACTAGGTATCACGATTCTCATTATTGACGCCAAATTTTTCAGCTCTGTTTCTCCTATAATTTATGCAGTGGTTATCTTACTACTGATAGTCGTACTAGTTGTTGGTCGAAATGTAGGCGGTAATCAAGCCTGGATACCATTGGGTAGTTTTAGACTTCAACCTTCTGAGTTTGGAAAGCTTGCTGCCTGTCTACTCCTCGCAAATTACCTGAGTTCTCAAAGTAATAAAAATCCAAATTTACAAACATTAGCGATCGGTGCAGGAATTGTTCTATTTCCTGTATTTTTGGTTATGCTTCAACCTGATACAGGTTCTGCACTAGCATTTTTCTCACTCATATTTGTGTTTTATAGAGAGGGATACGTCAATAACAGTTTTCTGATTTTTGGTGGATTATGTATTGTCCTTTTTGTGCTTTCCTTATTAATAAATCCGTGGATTTTAATTACTGTTCTTGCTATCATTGCTGCTTTTTTCATGTGGACATTGAGAAAGAAAAGAAAAGATTTAATCAATCTCGGAATTCTTTTTGCCGTTTCTTCCGCGTTTATATTATGTGTAGGTTTTGTTTACAACAATGTATTACAATCCCATCAAAGAAATCGTATCGATATTATCCTTGGGAAAATGGATGATCCCAAAGGACAAGGATATAATTTAAATCAATCAAAAATTGCCATTGGATCTGGGCAGCTTTTAGGAAAAGGGTATCTACAAGGAACGCAAACGAAGTATAACTTTGTACCAGAACAAAGTACAGATTTTATCTTCTGTACCGTTGGGGAAGAATGGGGATTTGTAGGTTGTGTCGTGTTAATCAGCATTTACCTAACACTATTATTGCGTATTATTCACATTGCTGAACGACAGCGTTCTGCTTTTGCTCGGATATATGCCTATGGAGTAGCCTCTATCCTATTCTTCCACTTCTTCATTAATATTGGAATGACCATAGGAATTGTTCCTGTAATTGGTATTCCTTTACCATTCATTAGCTATGGTGGGTCCTCCTTGTGGAGTTTCACCATCTTGCTATTCATTATGCTGAAGTTTGATTCAAATAGAAAAGGAATTGTTTAA
- a CDS encoding DMT family transporter: MIFVLLSVLCSVTVAVLLKYAKLLQLSTKQIIVWNYPVAVLLTYFVLQPQLEIVHFQKIPWELYVPLAVLLPSLFIFISLAIQYTGLVKAEIAQRLSLFIPLLASFLLFSETISWNKGLGIFVGLLAIICSIGWQKHAGNRMDRRGTIVYPLLVFVGMGIIDIFFKQIALNKTVPYITAMFIVFVLAMGVAFLFLIYFLVIEKQRFSIKSLLLGILLGVFNFGNILFYMKAHRAIPENPSIVFTGMNIGVISLGALIGVLLFKEKLSFVNKIGLGLSILSVLIITYL, translated from the coding sequence ATGATTTTTGTCCTTTTAAGTGTTTTATGTAGTGTAACAGTGGCTGTTTTATTAAAGTATGCAAAACTTCTTCAGTTAAGTACAAAACAAATTATTGTTTGGAATTATCCTGTTGCCGTTTTACTAACCTACTTTGTATTGCAACCCCAATTGGAGATTGTCCATTTTCAAAAAATACCATGGGAACTCTATGTCCCTTTAGCAGTTTTGTTACCTAGTCTTTTTATTTTTATTTCGTTAGCTATTCAATACACGGGATTAGTGAAGGCAGAGATTGCCCAGCGATTGTCTTTATTCATTCCTTTACTAGCCTCTTTTCTGTTATTTTCAGAGACTATTAGTTGGAATAAGGGTTTGGGTATCTTTGTCGGTTTATTAGCGATAATCTGTTCTATAGGTTGGCAAAAACATGCTGGAAATAGAATGGATAGGAGAGGAACAATTGTCTACCCATTGTTGGTCTTTGTTGGGATGGGGATTATCGACATTTTTTTTAAACAGATTGCGCTAAATAAAACCGTACCCTATATTACCGCTATGTTTATTGTTTTCGTTTTGGCAATGGGTGTGGCATTTTTATTTCTTATTTATTTTTTAGTTATAGAAAAGCAGCGATTTTCTATAAAATCTTTGCTTTTAGGGATTTTGTTGGGAGTTTTTAATTTTGGAAATATTTTATTCTACATGAAGGCACATCGTGCAATACCGGAAAATCCATCTATTGTATTTACAGGTATGAATATTGGCGTCATTTCATTAGGTGCTTTAATAGGTGTATTGTTGTTTAAAGAAAAGCTAAGCTTTGTTAATAAAATTGGTTTAGGGCTTTCTATTTTATCTGTTTTAATTATTACATATTTGTGA
- a CDS encoding rod shape-determining protein MreD → MARILLFNIVRFFVLIGMQVFLFKNIGYYNLASPFPYILFIFLLPTGIPNFVLFTLAFLTGLSVDAFYDTLGVNAAACVALAAFRVFFLKITIENNDMESFITPALGEMNFKWFLSYTFFGTLIHHIVLVMLETFSFKQFPYTIATIGLSCIFTMAILLIFSFLFYKKKSRL, encoded by the coding sequence ATGGCTAGAATACTACTTTTTAATATCGTTCGATTTTTTGTGCTTATTGGCATGCAGGTATTTTTGTTTAAAAATATTGGCTATTATAATTTAGCTAGCCCCTTTCCCTACATTCTTTTTATCTTTTTGCTACCTACAGGAATACCGAACTTTGTATTATTTACACTTGCTTTTTTAACAGGGCTATCCGTGGATGCCTTTTATGATACATTGGGAGTCAATGCCGCAGCTTGTGTCGCTTTAGCTGCGTTTCGGGTATTTTTTCTAAAAATTACAATTGAAAACAATGATATGGAATCATTCATCACTCCTGCTTTAGGCGAAATGAATTTCAAATGGTTTTTGTCCTATACCTTTTTCGGAACCTTAATCCATCACATTGTTCTTGTTATGTTAGAAACATTCAGTTTCAAACAATTCCCATATACCATAGCAACTATTGGCTTAAGTTGTATCTTTACAATGGCTATTTTACTAATTTTTAGTTTCCTTTTTTATAAAAAGAAAAGCAGACTTTAA
- a CDS encoding rod shape-determining protein, with translation MGLFNWFTQEVAIDLGTANTLIIYNDKVVVDEPSIVAFDRTTNKVIAIGRQAMQMEGKTHDNIKTVRPLRDGVIADFTAAEHLIRGMVKLVNNGKSWFFPSLRMVVCIPSGITEVEKRAVRDSAEIAGAKEVYLIHEPMAAAVGIGIDVEEPMGNMIIDIGGGTTEIAVIALSGIVCDQSIRVAGDNFDSDIVQYIRRQHNIMIGERTAEKIKIEVGAALPELQDPPEDFAVQGRDLMTGIPKQITVSYTEIAHCLDKSISKIEEAILKALEITPPELSADIYQTGIYLTGGGALLRGLDRRIQAKTKLPVHIAEDPLRAVVRGTGIALKNIGRFKFLMQS, from the coding sequence ATGGGTTTATTTAACTGGTTTACGCAAGAAGTTGCCATCGATTTAGGTACAGCAAATACCTTAATCATCTATAATGATAAAGTAGTAGTCGATGAACCTTCAATTGTAGCTTTTGACCGTACCACAAACAAGGTAATTGCAATCGGGCGTCAGGCAATGCAAATGGAAGGAAAGACGCATGATAATATAAAAACAGTACGTCCTCTTCGAGATGGAGTTATTGCAGATTTCACTGCCGCAGAACATTTAATTCGTGGAATGGTGAAATTAGTGAATAATGGAAAAAGTTGGTTTTTCCCATCTTTAAGAATGGTTGTCTGCATTCCATCGGGAATTACTGAAGTTGAGAAACGTGCCGTACGTGACTCTGCAGAAATTGCAGGTGCTAAAGAAGTATATCTAATCCACGAACCTATGGCTGCCGCAGTAGGTATCGGTATTGATGTAGAAGAGCCTATGGGTAATATGATCATTGATATCGGTGGTGGAACAACAGAGATTGCTGTTATTGCGCTTTCAGGTATCGTTTGTGATCAATCGATCCGTGTTGCGGGAGATAATTTTGATTCTGATATCGTTCAGTACATTCGTAGACAGCATAATATCATGATTGGTGAACGTACCGCGGAGAAGATCAAAATCGAAGTTGGTGCTGCCTTACCAGAGTTACAAGATCCACCTGAGGATTTCGCTGTTCAAGGACGTGATTTAATGACTGGTATTCCGAAACAGATTACTGTTTCTTATACAGAAATTGCACATTGTTTAGACAAATCTATTTCAAAAATTGAAGAAGCAATTTTAAAAGCTTTAGAAATCACACCTCCAGAATTATCTGCTGATATTTATCAAACAGGTATCTATTTGACAGGTGGAGGAGCTTTGTTAAGAGGTTTAGATAGAAGAATTCAAGCAAAGACTAAGTTACCTGTACATATTGCAGAAGATCCTCTTCGTGCCGTTGTTCGTGGTACTGGCATCGCATTGAAAAATATCGGAAGATTTAAATTCTTAATGCAATCGTAA
- a CDS encoding DNA polymerase/3'-5' exonuclease PolX — MDNKTIAKKFKLCSQLMELHNENPFRIKAIASASFKLDKVPFQLENASFEEISAQPGIGKSTAEKIKKLVETGSFDELDSMLSITPIGILEMLNIKGLGPKKIQIIWNDLEIESVGELLYACNENRLIEAKGFGLKTQEEIKKSIEFSISNQGWFLYAKALAHADQTLKSLQQSLSPTHSSFTGDFRRKCEVLSAIDIILDASKEATLQYIHRTYPNHVKEDNDYISFQDENGFSFHIYVTTSQDFYKNLLLTTGSQNHIELLDQQKITPLGSEEEIYAAHGLTYIEPELREGLDEVTLAKTNQLPTLITFEDLKGTLHNHSTYSDGAHSLAEMARYCKEDLGLSYFGICDHSKTAVYANGLSIERVQQQRQEIDQLNQQLAPFKIFKGIESDILSDGSLDYPDEILAGFDFVVASVHSNLKMEEEKATARLLKAIENPYTTILGHPTGRLLLSRSGYPIDYKKIIDACAANQVVIEINANPLRLDLDWRWHRYALEKGVLLSINPDAHRTEGLRDMHYGVFAARKGGLSAKNCLNSFSLEEIESFFAKK; from the coding sequence ATGGATAACAAGACAATTGCTAAAAAATTCAAATTATGTAGTCAATTAATGGAATTACATAATGAAAATCCTTTTCGAATAAAAGCAATTGCCAGCGCATCCTTTAAATTAGATAAAGTTCCTTTTCAACTTGAAAATGCTTCTTTTGAAGAAATAAGTGCACAACCCGGTATCGGAAAAAGTACCGCTGAAAAAATCAAGAAACTTGTAGAAACAGGCTCCTTTGATGAATTAGATTCCATGTTAAGCATTACACCAATAGGTATTTTGGAAATGCTTAACATAAAGGGTTTAGGCCCCAAGAAAATTCAAATCATTTGGAATGATCTAGAGATTGAAAGTGTAGGAGAATTACTATATGCCTGCAACGAAAACAGGCTCATAGAGGCTAAGGGTTTTGGATTAAAAACGCAGGAGGAAATCAAAAAATCTATTGAATTCTCTATTTCCAACCAAGGTTGGTTTTTATATGCAAAAGCTTTAGCACATGCAGATCAAACATTAAAATCCTTACAGCAAAGCTTATCTCCTACCCATAGTTCATTTACAGGTGATTTTCGTAGAAAATGTGAAGTCTTAAGTGCTATCGATATTATTTTAGATGCGAGTAAAGAAGCAACATTACAGTATATCCATCGTACTTACCCCAATCATGTAAAAGAAGACAATGATTATATCTCTTTTCAAGACGAAAATGGATTTTCATTTCATATTTACGTGACTACTTCGCAAGATTTTTATAAAAACTTATTGTTAACAACAGGTTCACAAAACCATATCGAACTACTTGATCAACAAAAAATTACACCTTTAGGATCTGAAGAAGAAATATATGCGGCACATGGGTTAACGTATATCGAACCTGAATTACGGGAAGGTTTAGATGAAGTAACATTAGCAAAAACAAATCAATTACCAACATTAATTACTTTTGAAGATCTAAAAGGAACCTTGCATAATCACTCGACCTATAGTGATGGTGCCCATAGTTTGGCAGAGATGGCTCGATACTGTAAAGAAGATCTTGGACTTTCTTATTTTGGAATTTGCGACCACTCTAAAACTGCGGTATATGCCAATGGATTATCGATTGAGCGCGTTCAACAACAGAGGCAAGAGATCGATCAACTCAATCAACAATTAGCACCTTTCAAAATTTTCAAAGGAATTGAATCGGATATTCTTTCTGACGGATCATTGGATTATCCAGATGAAATTCTTGCCGGTTTTGATTTTGTTGTTGCTTCCGTTCACTCCAATCTGAAGATGGAGGAGGAAAAAGCAACTGCGCGATTATTGAAGGCAATTGAAAACCCTTATACGACTATATTAGGTCACCCAACAGGCCGTCTTTTATTAAGTAGATCAGGCTATCCGATAGATTACAAAAAAATTATTGATGCTTGTGCAGCCAATCAAGTTGTCATTGAAATCAATGCAAATCCATTACGTTTGGATTTAGATTGGAGATGGCATCGTTATGCACTGGAAAAAGGTGTATTATTATCGATCAATCCAGATGCACACCGAACTGAAGGATTACGCGATATGCATTATGGGGTCTTCGCTGCAAGAAAAGGTGGTTTGAGTGCTAAAAACTGCTTGAACAGTTTTTCTCTAGAGGAAATAGAAAGCTTTTTCGCTAAAAAATAA
- the mrdA gene encoding penicillin-binding protein 2, producing the protein MNSFFARKFVIQGIIISVALLIIARLFYLQIIDDSYMRSANSNVMRKVIVYPARGVILDRNGQVLVQNEPVYDLMVTPREAKEIDTALLCQLIDIDKEGFIKRMEKAKAHSPYRASAFEKQLSSRTYASLQEYLYRFRGFYIQNRTVRSYPDSIASQFLGYVSEVTEKDIQSSNDFYRSGDYIGRSGVERSYEDLLRGKRGVKNLMVDALNRPKGVFMEGRYDTLAVSGEGLVSSLDKELQILGEKLMKNKLGSIVAIEPATGEVLAYVSSPSYNPNDMVGRETGNNYMKLLNDETKPLFNRPIQASYPPGSVFKVVSALTAQQAGLIDQNTNFFCAHGYSYGGGRGFMRCTHYHGATSLQRSIAVSCNTYYGNVYARMIDGRGLSGPKAYDLWFEAISKFGIGHKLGIDLPGEKGGLLYKSDHFTKSYGNDKWRSSFNISLSIGQGEMGITPLQMANIMAIVANKGFYYRPHLIKGIGEKKIVKKEFTEKISAGVDAKYYPLIIQGMSDAVNTPEGTAWANRIPGIEMCGKTGTAQNPHGKDHAVFFAFAPRDNPKIAIAIFVENAGFGGVWAGPIASMMIEKYIKDTITTPKYVQDRIFKANFMPAKKVDPKATELKKTTDSTKSKKDTTRNGNRLVAINQRETIVHHSAVRRNHE; encoded by the coding sequence ATGAATAGTTTTTTTGCACGTAAATTCGTAATTCAAGGGATCATTATTAGTGTTGCATTATTGATCATTGCTAGACTATTTTACCTTCAAATTATTGATGATTCTTATATGCGCTCAGCAAATAGCAATGTGATGCGCAAAGTTATTGTATATCCTGCTCGTGGAGTGATATTAGATCGTAATGGTCAAGTGTTAGTGCAAAATGAACCTGTGTACGACTTGATGGTTACCCCGAGAGAAGCTAAAGAAATAGATACTGCTTTGCTTTGCCAATTAATTGATATTGATAAAGAAGGATTTATTAAACGAATGGAGAAAGCTAAGGCTCACTCTCCTTACCGCGCCTCTGCTTTTGAAAAACAACTATCTTCTCGTACTTATGCTAGTTTGCAAGAGTATTTATATCGCTTTAGGGGGTTTTATATTCAGAATAGAACAGTACGTAGTTATCCAGATAGTATTGCTTCACAGTTTTTGGGTTATGTCAGCGAGGTAACAGAAAAAGACATCCAATCTTCAAATGACTTTTATCGTTCTGGAGATTATATTGGTCGTAGTGGTGTAGAGCGATCTTATGAAGACTTATTGAGAGGAAAAAGAGGTGTTAAAAACCTGATGGTGGATGCTTTAAATAGACCTAAAGGTGTATTCATGGAAGGCAGATATGATACCTTAGCGGTATCGGGGGAAGGTCTTGTATCTTCATTAGACAAAGAGCTGCAAATACTGGGAGAAAAGCTCATGAAGAACAAGCTGGGATCTATTGTTGCGATTGAACCTGCAACGGGTGAAGTCTTAGCTTATGTGAGTAGTCCCAGCTACAATCCTAATGATATGGTAGGACGAGAAACAGGAAATAATTACATGAAACTGTTAAATGATGAAACTAAACCGTTATTTAATCGCCCGATCCAAGCATCTTATCCTCCTGGTTCTGTATTTAAGGTAGTTTCTGCCCTAACAGCTCAACAAGCTGGTCTTATTGATCAAAATACAAATTTCTTTTGCGCACACGGTTATAGTTACGGTGGAGGAAGGGGATTCATGCGTTGTACCCACTATCATGGAGCGACAAGCTTACAAAGATCCATTGCAGTATCCTGCAATACCTATTACGGTAACGTATATGCCCGCATGATCGATGGCCGTGGATTATCTGGTCCAAAAGCATATGATCTGTGGTTTGAAGCCATCTCTAAATTTGGTATTGGACATAAATTAGGTATCGACTTACCAGGAGAAAAGGGAGGTTTACTCTATAAGTCTGATCATTTCACCAAAAGCTATGGTAATGACAAATGGCGTTCATCATTCAATATTTCCTTGTCTATTGGTCAAGGAGAAATGGGAATAACGCCACTTCAAATGGCCAATATTATGGCTATAGTAGCCAATAAAGGATTCTATTATCGTCCCCATTTAATAAAAGGAATTGGAGAAAAGAAGATTGTTAAAAAAGAATTTACAGAAAAAATAAGTGCTGGCGTAGATGCAAAATATTATCCTCTAATCATACAAGGAATGAGTGATGCCGTCAACACACCAGAAGGAACAGCCTGGGCCAATCGCATACCTGGCATTGAAATGTGTGGTAAAACAGGTACTGCCCAGAACCCACATGGAAAGGATCATGCCGTATTTTTTGCTTTTGCTCCTAGAGATAATCCAAAAATTGCCATAGCCATATTTGTTGAAAATGCGGGTTTTGGAGGAGTATGGGCTGGTCCGATTGCCAGTATGATGATTGAAAAATATATTAAGGATACCATAACAACTCCAAAATATGTCCAAGATCGCATATTTAAGGCCAATTTTATGCCTGCCAAAAAAGTTGATCCAAAAGCTACGGAATTGAAAAAAACAACAGATTCGACTAAATCTAAAAAAGATACAACAAGAAATGGGAATCGTCTGGTTGCGATAAATCAAAGAGAAACAATTGTTCACCATAGCGCGGTAAGGAGAAATCATGAATAA
- the mreC gene encoding rod shape-determining protein MreC encodes MRTLWLFLRRYNAFFWFILFFGFSMFLVVKNNTFQRASALNSSNRIIGNIYAKVNSWKSYLSLTETNDALVKENASLRAKLENYLTTDSVPMLKRPTIDSSDFGRYEFIIASVTNNSIHQKSNYLTLNKGSLDGIEKGMGVIAPNGVVGIILNVTPHFSTVQSLLHPDTKISVTLENTDIFGSLVWGNNVDYRFAMVKEIPNHVKVKKAEKVYTSGYSAHFPKGILVGAVVETGISSGDSFLDLRILLSTNFSNLQHVYVVKDLLAKELQQVEATNQDNG; translated from the coding sequence ATGAGAACCCTTTGGTTATTCCTTAGACGTTACAACGCTTTCTTTTGGTTTATCCTATTTTTTGGATTTTCTATGTTTTTAGTTGTTAAAAACAATACTTTCCAACGCGCAAGTGCCCTTAACTCTTCCAATAGAATTATCGGGAATATTTATGCTAAAGTAAACTCCTGGAAAAGTTATCTATCGTTGACAGAAACCAATGACGCTCTGGTAAAAGAAAATGCATCCTTGAGAGCTAAACTTGAAAATTACCTGACAACTGACTCTGTACCTATGCTAAAACGTCCTACTATAGATAGTAGCGATTTTGGACGATATGAGTTTATTATTGCCAGTGTCACCAACAATAGTATTCATCAAAAAAGTAATTATTTAACCTTAAATAAAGGTTCATTAGATGGAATAGAAAAAGGAATGGGTGTTATTGCTCCTAACGGAGTTGTGGGTATTATTTTAAATGTTACCCCGCATTTTTCAACTGTTCAATCTCTCCTACATCCAGATACTAAAATATCCGTTACATTGGAAAATACAGACATCTTTGGATCATTGGTTTGGGGAAATAATGTCGATTATCGTTTTGCGATGGTAAAAGAAATTCCAAATCACGTAAAAGTTAAGAAAGCTGAAAAAGTATATACATCAGGCTACTCTGCACACTTTCCAAAAGGAATACTGGTAGGTGCTGTTGTAGAAACAGGCATATCTTCAGGAGATTCTTTCTTGGATTTAAGAATACTGTTAAGCACTAATTTTTCAAACCTTCAACATGTCTACGTTGTGAAAGATCTTTTAGCAAAAGAATTACAACAAGTAGAAGCAACGAATCAGGACAATGGCTAG
- a CDS encoding prephenate dehydratase: protein MSLKIAIQGVKASFHEEASFRYFGEDIETIECDTFKKTCELLKQKKVDYVVMAIENSIAGSILPNYNLLRDYKFNIVGEIALSIHQNLLALPGVKLSDIKYIESHPMAIRQCEEFLQELPDAKISESSDTAASAAKVANQKLTDTAAIAGTLAAKTYGLNILEAKIETNKKNSTRFLVLSHDVEDQKNANKASLSFQTGNSVGSLAAILQCFAEQNVNLSKIQSMPVIGKRNEYDFFVDVEWKKQSDYDAAIRKVLKHSINFNIMGEYVKNDRI, encoded by the coding sequence ATGAGTTTAAAAATTGCAATACAAGGAGTAAAAGCCTCTTTTCATGAGGAAGCATCATTTCGATATTTTGGTGAAGATATCGAAACCATCGAATGTGATACTTTCAAAAAAACATGCGAATTATTAAAGCAAAAGAAAGTCGATTATGTCGTGATGGCTATTGAAAATTCAATTGCTGGCAGTATACTACCGAACTATAATCTATTGAGAGATTATAAATTCAATATTGTTGGTGAGATTGCATTAAGTATTCATCAGAACTTATTAGCGTTACCAGGAGTTAAGCTTTCGGATATTAAATATATAGAATCTCATCCGATGGCCATTCGTCAATGTGAAGAGTTTTTACAAGAATTGCCTGATGCCAAAATTTCTGAAAGTTCTGATACTGCTGCCTCCGCTGCTAAAGTAGCCAATCAAAAGTTAACAGATACTGCTGCTATTGCAGGTACACTTGCTGCAAAAACATATGGATTAAATATACTGGAAGCAAAAATTGAAACGAACAAAAAGAACAGTACACGTTTCTTAGTATTATCGCATGACGTAGAAGATCAAAAAAATGCAAATAAAGCTTCCTTATCGTTTCAAACAGGAAATTCTGTCGGTTCTTTAGCCGCGATTTTACAATGCTTTGCAGAACAGAATGTAAATCTGAGCAAGATTCAATCCATGCCTGTCATTGGAAAAAGAAATGAATACGATTTCTTTGTTGATGTCGAATGGAAGAAACAATCGGATTATGATGCAGCCATACGGAAAGTATTAAAACATAGCATCAACTTTAATATCATGGGTGAATATGTAAAAAATGATCGCATTTAA